Proteins co-encoded in one Acidithiobacillus caldus ATCC 51756 genomic window:
- a CDS encoding IS5-like element ISAtc5 family transposase, whose product MRGAKVETQGLFSYVSPEQRVPQDHPLRAIRAIVGRSLAEMDSHFSTMYSTYGRPSIPPEFLLRALLLQVFYSIRSERQLMEQLNYNLLFRWFVGLGMDDEVWVPTVFTKNRDRLLDHGTVREFFRSVLEQARGQNLLSEEHFSVDGTLLEAWASQKSFQPKDPEDRSGGGSDFRGQERSNETHASVTDPDARLYKKAPGEASRLAYLGHVLMDNRHGLIAGEQVTTADGTAEVDAATQLVDDLGGNQRITLGADKGYDRHGFVQNLRDRNVTPHVARKRKGSAIDGRTTRHAGYAMSIHVRRRIESIFGWMKTVGGMRKTRFRGLERVGLHFSLVTVAYNLVRMARLGVA is encoded by the coding sequence ATGCGTGGAGCCAAGGTAGAGACCCAAGGGTTGTTCAGCTACGTTTCCCCGGAGCAACGGGTGCCCCAGGATCATCCGCTGAGAGCGATCCGGGCTATCGTGGGTCGCTCCCTGGCGGAGATGGATAGCCACTTCAGCACGATGTACTCGACCTACGGTCGCCCCTCCATTCCCCCGGAGTTTCTCCTGCGGGCACTACTGCTGCAGGTGTTTTACAGCATCCGCTCGGAACGGCAGCTAATGGAGCAACTCAACTACAACCTGCTGTTCCGTTGGTTTGTCGGTTTGGGAATGGACGACGAGGTCTGGGTGCCCACGGTCTTCACCAAGAATCGGGATCGATTGCTGGATCACGGGACGGTGCGGGAATTCTTCCGCTCCGTACTGGAACAGGCCCGCGGCCAGAATCTGCTTTCCGAAGAGCATTTCTCCGTCGATGGTACGCTGCTGGAGGCCTGGGCCTCGCAGAAATCCTTTCAGCCCAAGGATCCCGAGGATCGTAGCGGTGGTGGCTCCGACTTCCGGGGCCAGGAGCGCAGCAATGAGACCCACGCCTCGGTGACCGACCCCGATGCCCGGCTGTACAAGAAGGCTCCCGGAGAGGCGTCCCGTCTGGCCTACCTGGGTCATGTGCTAATGGATAATCGGCATGGATTGATTGCCGGGGAACAGGTGACCACCGCCGATGGCACGGCAGAAGTGGATGCCGCTACCCAATTGGTGGACGATCTGGGCGGGAACCAGCGCATCACCCTCGGCGCAGATAAGGGTTATGACCGCCACGGCTTCGTCCAGAATCTCCGGGATCGGAACGTGACCCCACATGTAGCGCGCAAGCGCAAAGGCTCGGCCATCGACGGGCGCACCACCCGCCACGCCGGTTACGCGATGAGCATCCACGTTCGGCGGCGGATCGAGTCCATCTTCGGCTGGATGAAGACGGTGGGAGGGATGCGGAAAACCCGATTCCGTGGTTTGGAACGGGTCGGTCTGCACTTTTCCTTGGTCACTGTCGCCTACAACCTGGTCCGCATGGCGCGACTGGGAGTGGCTTGA
- the ettA gene encoding energy-dependent translational throttle protein EttA, which translates to MAQYVFTMNHLSKVVPPKRVLLKDISLSFFPGAKIGVLGLNGAGKSTLLKIMAGEDRQYEGEASPMPGLKIGYLPQEPRVDPDKTVREVVEEGLGEILGAQKALDAVYAAYAEPDADFDALAAEQARLEAILAAGDGHQAEQQMEIAADALRLPPWEARVGPLSGGEKRRVALCRLLISRPDMLLLDEPTNHLDAESVDWLEQYLQRFPGTVVAVTHDRYFLDNAAEWILELDRGQGIPWKGNYSSWLEQKEKRLEQEAKTEAARIKAMKQELEWVRQNAKGRQSKSKARLARFEELSSYEYQARNETQEIFIPVAERLGNEVIEFRDVSKGFGDRLLFEHVEFKIPPGAIVGIIGPNGAGKSTFFRLITGAEQPDSGAVILGPTVQLAYVDQSREALDGRKNVWEEISGGLDILKIGRFEIPSRAYCGRFNFKGADQQKLVGQLSGGERGRLHLAKTLLTGGNVLLLDEPSNDLDVETLRALEDALLEFAGTVLVISHDRWFLDRIATHIIAFEGDAHVEFFAGNYQEYEADKRRRLGDEGARPHRLRYKPIVR; encoded by the coding sequence ATGGCCCAGTACGTTTTCACCATGAATCACCTGAGCAAGGTCGTCCCGCCCAAGCGGGTGCTGCTCAAGGACATTTCCTTGTCGTTTTTCCCCGGCGCCAAGATTGGCGTCCTCGGCCTCAACGGCGCGGGCAAGTCCACGCTCCTCAAGATCATGGCCGGCGAGGATCGTCAGTACGAGGGTGAAGCTAGCCCCATGCCGGGGCTCAAGATCGGCTATCTGCCCCAGGAGCCCCGCGTCGATCCGGACAAGACGGTTCGGGAAGTGGTGGAGGAAGGTCTGGGCGAGATCCTCGGCGCCCAAAAGGCTCTGGATGCCGTCTATGCCGCCTACGCCGAACCCGATGCCGACTTCGACGCCTTGGCAGCGGAACAAGCGCGGCTCGAGGCCATCCTCGCCGCCGGTGACGGCCACCAGGCGGAACAGCAGATGGAGATCGCCGCCGATGCCCTGAGGCTTCCCCCCTGGGAAGCGCGGGTGGGGCCGCTGTCCGGCGGCGAAAAGCGGCGGGTGGCGCTCTGCCGCCTGCTCATCAGCCGTCCCGACATGCTCCTCCTGGACGAGCCCACCAACCACCTGGATGCGGAGTCCGTGGACTGGCTGGAGCAGTATCTGCAGCGCTTTCCCGGTACCGTGGTCGCCGTCACCCACGATCGCTACTTCCTGGACAACGCCGCCGAGTGGATCCTCGAACTCGACCGCGGCCAGGGTATCCCCTGGAAAGGCAACTACTCTTCCTGGCTGGAGCAAAAAGAAAAACGCCTGGAGCAGGAAGCCAAGACCGAGGCCGCCCGCATCAAGGCCATGAAGCAAGAGTTGGAGTGGGTGCGGCAAAATGCCAAGGGCCGGCAGAGCAAGAGCAAGGCGCGATTGGCACGTTTTGAGGAACTCAGCTCCTACGAATACCAGGCCCGCAACGAAACCCAGGAGATCTTCATCCCCGTGGCCGAGCGCCTGGGCAATGAGGTCATCGAGTTTCGCGATGTGAGCAAAGGTTTTGGCGACCGCCTGCTCTTCGAGCATGTGGAGTTCAAGATTCCGCCGGGCGCCATCGTCGGCATCATTGGCCCCAACGGCGCCGGCAAATCTACCTTTTTCCGTCTGATCACTGGCGCCGAGCAACCGGACAGCGGTGCGGTGATCCTCGGCCCAACGGTACAGCTCGCCTACGTAGACCAGTCCCGCGAAGCCCTGGATGGTCGCAAGAATGTGTGGGAGGAAATCTCCGGCGGCTTGGATATCCTCAAGATCGGACGCTTTGAGATCCCCTCTCGCGCCTACTGCGGCCGCTTCAATTTCAAGGGCGCCGATCAGCAGAAGCTCGTCGGGCAACTCTCTGGCGGCGAGCGCGGCCGCCTGCATCTGGCCAAAACCCTCCTCACCGGCGGCAACGTGCTCTTGCTGGACGAGCCCTCCAACGACCTCGACGTCGAAACGCTCCGCGCCCTGGAGGACGCCTTACTGGAGTTTGCCGGAACCGTGCTGGTCATTTCCCACGATCGCTGGTTTCTGGACCGCATCGCCACCCACATCATTGCCTTCGAGGGCGACGCCCACGTCGAATTCTTTGCCGGCAACTACCAGGAGTACGAGGCCGACAAGCGGCGTCGGCTGGGCGATGAAGGTGCGCGACCGCACCGCTTGCGCTACAAGCCCATCGTGCGTTGA
- a CDS encoding lysozyme inhibitor LprI family protein: MDEKEETLRILVCLAKRSCHSQVGFDRADKGLNVAYRRLRQELKAVERRRESLNPEPCEIGALTEAQRSWLRYRDAFAAFAQTLAPDQVNAVKARLTQYRAKELDDMWGSIEEQLAS; this comes from the coding sequence ATGGATGAAAAGGAGGAGACGCTTCGGATTCTTGTATGCCTTGCCAAGAGATCGTGCCACAGCCAAGTGGGCTTCGACCGGGCGGATAAGGGTTTGAATGTCGCCTACCGCCGATTGAGGCAGGAACTCAAGGCGGTTGAAAGGCGCAGGGAGTCTTTGAATCCAGAGCCGTGCGAAATCGGGGCGTTGACCGAGGCGCAACGCTCATGGTTACGATACCGCGATGCTTTCGCCGCTTTTGCCCAAACCCTGGCGCCGGACCAGGTGAATGCCGTCAAGGCGCGCCTCACCCAGTATCGCGCCAAAGAGTTAGACGATATGTGGGGTAGCATCGAGGAACAACTCGCGAGCTAA